One window of the Bradyrhizobium sp. NP1 genome contains the following:
- a CDS encoding L,D-transpeptidase family protein, with protein sequence MSSRFSNARGRPGRLRPVPLAVAGLIALMAAGDEAGARGGRGEAESIQSRTAGEPIMAIVSLRSQRITVYDIKGWILRAPISSGQKGRETPAGIFSVIQKEAEHYSNLYDDAYMPHMQRITWSGIALHGGPLPGYPASHGCVRMPFDFAEQLFDATRLGLRVIVAPADVAPVEIAHPALLQPKPGADALAATRTAEADEATRKADEAKRIAGAAFRDATQAMVPVRAAENLKLRASAQLADAEAALGSATATEARERAEDAKAKATARIAELEAQWTAAKAELQPKLDALSAARQAADAAETARIVAAEAARQVARALEPVSVLISRKTQRLYVRQSFEPVFESPVTIVDPDRPIGTHVFTAMERAGGDSSVRWSVVSLDGGRPNGGTNDPLRGASAGGGRDVEPASAAPDNAKAALDRIVIPQDVLDRIPGVVPRSSLIVTDEAVSTETGKGTDFVVLLSGEPQGGIKFRRRAPVAEFGYARPRAFMPFWRSPVAAPFW encoded by the coding sequence ATGTCGTCGCGTTTTTCGAATGCGAGGGGCAGGCCGGGACGGCTGCGGCCGGTGCCTCTCGCCGTTGCCGGTCTGATCGCCTTGATGGCGGCGGGGGATGAGGCGGGCGCCAGGGGCGGCCGAGGCGAAGCCGAGTCGATCCAGTCGCGCACCGCCGGCGAGCCCATCATGGCCATCGTTTCGCTCCGCAGCCAGCGGATCACGGTCTATGACATCAAGGGCTGGATCCTGCGCGCGCCGATATCGAGCGGCCAGAAGGGACGTGAGACGCCCGCCGGGATCTTCAGCGTCATCCAGAAAGAGGCCGAGCACTACTCGAACCTCTATGACGATGCCTACATGCCCCACATGCAGCGCATCACCTGGTCAGGCATTGCGCTCCACGGCGGCCCCTTGCCGGGATATCCGGCGTCGCATGGCTGCGTCCGGATGCCGTTCGACTTCGCCGAGCAGCTGTTCGACGCGACGCGGCTTGGCTTGCGGGTCATCGTGGCGCCGGCCGACGTGGCGCCGGTGGAGATAGCCCACCCGGCTCTGTTGCAGCCGAAACCCGGTGCGGACGCCTTGGCCGCCACCCGGACAGCAGAGGCGGACGAGGCGACACGGAAGGCGGATGAGGCGAAACGCATCGCCGGCGCCGCCTTTCGGGACGCCACGCAAGCCATGGTGCCGGTGCGCGCGGCGGAAAACCTGAAGCTGCGGGCTTCGGCGCAACTGGCGGACGCCGAGGCGGCCCTTGGTTCTGCAACCGCGACCGAGGCGCGGGAACGGGCCGAAGACGCCAAGGCGAAGGCGACCGCCAGGATCGCCGAGCTGGAAGCGCAGTGGACCGCTGCCAAGGCCGAGCTGCAACCGAAGCTCGATGCGCTGTCGGCCGCGCGTCAGGCGGCTGACGCTGCGGAGACCGCGCGGATCGTCGCGGCTGAGGCGGCACGGCAGGTCGCGCGTGCGCTCGAGCCGGTCTCGGTGCTGATCAGCCGCAAGACACAGCGGCTTTACGTCCGGCAATCCTTCGAGCCCGTGTTCGAGAGCCCGGTCACAATCGTGGACCCCGATCGTCCGATCGGCACGCATGTCTTCACCGCGATGGAACGCGCTGGCGGCGATTCAAGCGTTCGATGGAGTGTCGTCTCATTGGACGGCGGACGTCCGAATGGCGGCACGAACGATCCCCTTCGCGGAGCGAGCGCGGGCGGTGGCCGCGACGTCGAGCCGGCGTCGGCGGCTCCGGACAATGCGAAGGCTGCGCTCGACCGGATCGTCATTCCCCAGGATGTGCTGGATCGCATTCCGGGGGTGGTGCCGCGATCGTCCCTGATCGTCACGGACGAAGCCGTCAGCACGGAGACCGGCAAGGGGACGGATTTCGTGGTCCTGCTGAGCGGCGAGCCGCAGGGAGGAATCAAGTTTCGACGCCGCGCCCCGGTCGCCGAATTCGGCTACGCGCGGCCGCGCGCTTTCATGCCTTTTTGGCGCTCGCCTGTCGCGGCTCCGTTCTGGTGA
- a CDS encoding DUF3303 family protein, with the protein MKYISHWKLPQGTVNAAIKRFLETGGSPPEGVKMLGRWHGMNGEGFAISESSDPKAMYQWYAQWIDVLDLKVTPCVEDAEAGPILASLPRR; encoded by the coding sequence ATGAAATACATTTCTCATTGGAAGTTGCCTCAAGGCACCGTGAATGCCGCGATCAAGCGATTTCTCGAAACGGGCGGCTCGCCGCCGGAAGGCGTGAAAATGCTCGGCCGCTGGCACGGCATGAACGGCGAGGGGTTTGCGATCTCCGAGTCCTCGGACCCGAAGGCGATGTATCAGTGGTACGCGCAATGGATCGACGTGCTCGATCTGAAGGTCACGCCCTGCGTGGAGGACGCCGAGGCCGGTCCGATCCTCGCGTCATTGCCCAGGCGTTGA
- a CDS encoding caspase family protein — protein sequence MNRRRFVLGLGVIAALAGFAVAPAAADGKRVALVIGNSAYRNVPALPNPQNDAGNVAAAFKRLGFAVTFITNASFDDLRRSLIALGRDADGADMAAVYFAGHGMEISGENWLIPVDAELKKDTDAESEAISLRSVILQVSNTTSLGLVILDACRNNPFAAKMNRSLALRAISGGGLGRIEPVGNVLVAYAARDGTTALDGDGRNSPFTAALLRNIEKPGIEVTFMFRNVRDDVMEATGNQQQPFVYGSLSRRAIYLADRPPADQASTTQANIAPAAGAASPAVPAPPPLAIDPALVGTWEIMVPNDRGASRWVWRIMGDGTYQFRAEGRRAAPAHEGTITALNGHWSLHATRGLAGYADAGSYEVRDASAVITGKLGTGYWKRSLQ from the coding sequence ATGAACCGACGCCGGTTTGTTCTGGGACTGGGCGTCATCGCCGCGCTTGCGGGCTTCGCCGTGGCGCCCGCCGCCGCGGACGGCAAGCGCGTGGCGCTGGTGATCGGCAACAGCGCCTATCGGAACGTACCGGCGCTGCCCAATCCGCAGAACGACGCCGGCAATGTCGCCGCGGCGTTCAAGCGCCTCGGCTTCGCGGTGACCTTCATCACCAACGCGTCTTTTGACGACCTGCGGCGCAGCCTGATCGCGCTGGGGCGCGATGCCGATGGCGCCGACATGGCGGCGGTATATTTCGCCGGCCACGGCATGGAAATCAGCGGCGAGAACTGGTTGATCCCCGTCGATGCCGAACTGAAGAAGGATACCGATGCGGAAAGCGAGGCGATCAGCCTGCGCAGCGTGATCTTGCAGGTGTCGAACACCACGAGCCTTGGCCTCGTCATCCTCGATGCCTGCCGCAACAACCCGTTCGCCGCGAAGATGAACCGGTCGCTGGCGCTGCGCGCCATCAGCGGCGGCGGGCTCGGCCGTATCGAGCCGGTCGGCAACGTGCTGGTCGCCTATGCCGCGCGCGACGGCACCACCGCACTCGATGGCGACGGGCGAAACAGCCCATTCACGGCGGCGCTCCTGCGCAACATCGAGAAGCCGGGTATCGAAGTCACCTTCATGTTCCGCAATGTCCGCGACGACGTCATGGAGGCGACCGGAAACCAGCAGCAGCCCTTCGTCTACGGCTCGCTCTCGCGCAGGGCGATCTATCTTGCCGACCGGCCGCCGGCGGACCAGGCCAGCACGACGCAGGCGAATATCGCGCCAGCGGCTGGGGCTGCATCGCCGGCGGTGCCCGCCCCTCCGCCCCTGGCCATCGATCCCGCGCTGGTCGGGACCTGGGAGATCATGGTGCCGAACGACCGCGGCGCGTCGCGCTGGGTCTGGCGCATCATGGGCGACGGCACCTACCAATTCCGCGCCGAGGGACGGCGCGCGGCGCCGGCGCACGAGGGCACCATCACCGCTCTGAACGGCCACTGGTCGCTGCACGCCACAAGAGGGCTTGCGGGCTACGCGGACGCAGGCTCCTACGAGGTCCGCGACGCGTCTGCCGTCATCACCGGCAAGCTCGGCACGGGCTACTGGAAGCGGAGCCTGCAGTGA